The following proteins are encoded in a genomic region of Alnus glutinosa chromosome 8, dhAlnGlut1.1, whole genome shotgun sequence:
- the LOC133874932 gene encoding transcription factor GTE10-like isoform X2, whose product MAPTVPIEFTGQKEARNCTVSQMMGKSRKYSKGHSTGFVPDYRHAVDTMGESEGFGSSGRVETEITVSEDSYAPKRKCISLNTDGYDSFIVPMQVLSLSKMSRSERKVLELRLKMELEQVRILQRKVDSLSTNVVVLSPSSDIRSCSDGKKRPPLESFQRSSEVSALPGKRKAPAARNGSRAKKSTSGRFEPAKLAALASTSNALLMEKCKMLLDNMRSHQFGWVFNEPVDVVKLSIPDYFTVIKHPMDLGTVRSKMASGEYASPFEFAADVRLTFSNAMTYNPPGNDVHFMAKTLGKYFEARMKAIEKKLPVTTDEQSVPSRACDHIESEITMQIPPAKRKKTMTQDDASVKPEPVRQIMTGEERLKLSTELEALLGELPESIIDFLKEQSAGQTGQTNEEEIEIDIEALSDNTLFTLRKLLDDYMLARQKNQEKAEPCEIELLNESGVSNSSMQLCNDQIDEDVDIVGGNDPPVSSYPPVEIEKDAANRNSKCSSPSSSSSESGSSSSDSDSGCSSRSESDAAKASVPVTAVNENLGSGVNLDKKKSDLGDSELENGDFIASIDGVGLVEQNSQSKPISAEADGRQEAESAPSERQVSPDKLYRAALLRSRFADTILKAREKALEKGEKGDPEKLRLEREELERRQKEEKARLQAEAKAAEEFRRKAEAEAVAEIKRQRELEREAARQALLKMEKTVDINENSQFLEHLPSFTEETIPDLSHDGFGSFKFQGTSNPLEQLGLYMKADDEDDEEEVEPRESVPEPAIDVEEGEID is encoded by the exons ATGGCACCGACTGTTCCCATAGAGTTCACTGGACAGAAGGAAGCGAGGAACTGTACGGTTTCACAAATGATGGGGAAGTCACGGAAGTACTCTAAAGGACATTCGACTGGTTTTGTACCGGATTACCGGCATGCAGTTGATACGATGGGTGAATCAGAAGGGTTTGGTAGCTCTGGACGGGTTGAGACGGAGATTACGGTGTCTGAGGATTCCTACGCCCCAAAGAGGAAATGCATTAGCTTGAACACTGATGGTTATGATAGTTTTATTGTCCCGATGCAAGTTTTGTCATTATCTAAGATGTCACGGTCTGAAAGAAAGGTTTTAGAATTAAGGTTGAAAATGGAACTTGAACAGGTCCGGATCCTTCAGAGGAAAGTTGATAGTCTGAGTACAAATGTTGTTGTATTGTCCCCATCTAGTGATATCCGGAGCTGCAGTGATGGGAAAAAGAGGCCTCCGCTAGAGAGTTTTCAGAGGTCATCTGAAGTATCGGCCCTACCTGGTAAGAGAAAGGCTCCTGCTGCACGTAATGGTTCCCGAGCTAAAAAAAGTACGTCTGGGCGTTTTGAACCAGCAAAACTGGCTGCACTAGCGAGCACTTCAAATGCTTTGTTGATGGAAAAATGTAAGATGTTGCTAGACAACATGAGGTCACATCAGTTTGGTTGGGTTTTCAATGAACCAGTGGATGTTGTGAAGTTGAGCATTCCAGATTATTTCACTGTTATTAAGCATCCAATGGATTTGGGCACAGTGAGGAGTAAGATGGCTTCAGGTGAATATGCAAGCCCATTTGAGTTTGCTGCAGATGTGCGGCTTACATTCTCAAATGCTATGACTTACAACCCACCAGGAAATGATGTACATTTTATGGCCAAAACACTCGGTAAATATTTTGAAGCAAGAATGAAAGCTATTGAGAAGAAGCTTCCAGTGACCACTGATGAGCAATCAGTGCCTTCAAGAGCCTGTGATCATATAGAAAGTGAAATTACTATGCAAATTCCACCcgcaaaaaggaagaaaaccaTGACACAGGATGATGCTAGTGTTAAGCCAGAGCCTGTTAGGCAGATAATGACTGGTGAGGAGAGGCTGAAACTGAGCACAGAATTGGAGGCTTTGTTGGGAGAGTTGCCTGAAAGTATTATTGATTTCTTAAAAGAACAGAGTGCTGGGCAAACCGGGCAAACCAACGAGGAAGAGATTGAGATTGATATTGAGGCTCTCAGTGATAATACCCTGTTCACACTCAGGAAGCTTTTAGATGACTATATGCTGGCAAGGCAGAAAAATCAGGAAAAAGCCGAACCTTGTGAAATTGAG CTTCTTAATGAGTCAGGGGTTAGCAATTCATCAATGCAACTAT GCAATGATCAGATTGATGAGGATGTAGATATTGTTGGTGGTAATGATCCACCTGTTTCAAGCTACCCTCCAGTAGAGATAGAGAAAGATGCAGCCAATAGAAACAGTAAATGCAGCAGTCCAAGTAGCTCCAGTAGTGAATCGGGCTCTTCATCCAGTG ATTCGGATTCAGGCTGTTCATCTAGAAGTGAATCAGATGCTGCTAAAGCTTCAGTTCCTGTTACTGCTGTTAAT GAAAACTTGGGTTCTGGAGTAAATttagataaaaagaaaagtgatcTTGGTGATTCTGAACTTGAAAATGGTGATTTCATAG CTTCAATAGATGGGGTGGGGCTAGTTGAGCAGAATTCCCAGTCCAAGCCAATTTCTGCCGAGGCAGATGGCCGTCAAGAGG CGGAGAGTGCTCCATCTGAGAGGCAAGTCTCCCCCGACAAGCTTTATCGTGCAGCTTTATTGAGGAGTCGTTTTGCTGACACCATACTTAAAGCTCGAGAAAAGGCACTTGAAAAG GGTGAAAAGGGGGATCCTGAAAAACTACGACTTGAGAGAGAGGAACTTGAAAGGAGACAGAAAGAAG AAAAAGCTCGATTGCAAGCCGAGGCCAAGGCTGCTGAAGAGTTTCGAAGAAAGGCTGAAGCAGAAGCTGTTGCCGAAATCAAAAGGCAAAGGGAACTAGAAAGAGAAGCTGCACGTCAGGCCTTGCTGAAG ATGGAGAAGACCGTTGATATCAATGAGAATAGTCAATTCTTGGAACATCTGCCAAGTTTCACGGAAGAGACAATCCCAGACCTTTCTCATGATGGGTTTGGTAGTTTCAAATTTCAGGGCACTAGTAACCCCTTGGAACAGCTTGGACTATACATGAAGGcagatgatgaggatgatgaggaaGAAGTTGAACCAAGGGAGAGCGTTCCAGAACCAGCAATCGATGTCGAGGAAGGAGAAATCGATTGA
- the LOC133874932 gene encoding transcription factor GTE10-like isoform X1, translating into MAPTVPIEFTGQKEARNCTVSQMMGKSRKYSKGHSTGFVPDYRHAVDTMGESEGFGSSGRVETEITVSEDSYAPKRKCISLNTDGYDSFIVPMQVLSLSKMSRSERKVLELRLKMELEQVRILQRKVDSLSTNVVVLSPSSDIRSCSDGKKRPPLESFQRSSEVSALPGKRKAPAARNGSRAKKSTSGRFEPAKLAALASTSNALLMEKCKMLLDNMRSHQFGWVFNEPVDVVKLSIPDYFTVIKHPMDLGTVRSKMASGEYASPFEFAADVRLTFSNAMTYNPPGNDVHFMAKTLGKYFEARMKAIEKKLPVTTDEQSVPSRACDHIESEITMQIPPAKRKKTMTQDDASVKPEPVRQIMTGEERLKLSTELEALLGELPESIIDFLKEQSAGQTGQTNEEEIEIDIEALSDNTLFTLRKLLDDYMLARQKNQEKAEPCEIELLNESGVSNSSMQLCKGNDQIDEDVDIVGGNDPPVSSYPPVEIEKDAANRNSKCSSPSSSSSESGSSSSDSDSGCSSRSESDAAKASVPVTAVNENLGSGVNLDKKKSDLGDSELENGDFIASIDGVGLVEQNSQSKPISAEADGRQEAESAPSERQVSPDKLYRAALLRSRFADTILKAREKALEKGEKGDPEKLRLEREELERRQKEEKARLQAEAKAAEEFRRKAEAEAVAEIKRQRELEREAARQALLKMEKTVDINENSQFLEHLPSFTEETIPDLSHDGFGSFKFQGTSNPLEQLGLYMKADDEDDEEEVEPRESVPEPAIDVEEGEID; encoded by the exons ATGGCACCGACTGTTCCCATAGAGTTCACTGGACAGAAGGAAGCGAGGAACTGTACGGTTTCACAAATGATGGGGAAGTCACGGAAGTACTCTAAAGGACATTCGACTGGTTTTGTACCGGATTACCGGCATGCAGTTGATACGATGGGTGAATCAGAAGGGTTTGGTAGCTCTGGACGGGTTGAGACGGAGATTACGGTGTCTGAGGATTCCTACGCCCCAAAGAGGAAATGCATTAGCTTGAACACTGATGGTTATGATAGTTTTATTGTCCCGATGCAAGTTTTGTCATTATCTAAGATGTCACGGTCTGAAAGAAAGGTTTTAGAATTAAGGTTGAAAATGGAACTTGAACAGGTCCGGATCCTTCAGAGGAAAGTTGATAGTCTGAGTACAAATGTTGTTGTATTGTCCCCATCTAGTGATATCCGGAGCTGCAGTGATGGGAAAAAGAGGCCTCCGCTAGAGAGTTTTCAGAGGTCATCTGAAGTATCGGCCCTACCTGGTAAGAGAAAGGCTCCTGCTGCACGTAATGGTTCCCGAGCTAAAAAAAGTACGTCTGGGCGTTTTGAACCAGCAAAACTGGCTGCACTAGCGAGCACTTCAAATGCTTTGTTGATGGAAAAATGTAAGATGTTGCTAGACAACATGAGGTCACATCAGTTTGGTTGGGTTTTCAATGAACCAGTGGATGTTGTGAAGTTGAGCATTCCAGATTATTTCACTGTTATTAAGCATCCAATGGATTTGGGCACAGTGAGGAGTAAGATGGCTTCAGGTGAATATGCAAGCCCATTTGAGTTTGCTGCAGATGTGCGGCTTACATTCTCAAATGCTATGACTTACAACCCACCAGGAAATGATGTACATTTTATGGCCAAAACACTCGGTAAATATTTTGAAGCAAGAATGAAAGCTATTGAGAAGAAGCTTCCAGTGACCACTGATGAGCAATCAGTGCCTTCAAGAGCCTGTGATCATATAGAAAGTGAAATTACTATGCAAATTCCACCcgcaaaaaggaagaaaaccaTGACACAGGATGATGCTAGTGTTAAGCCAGAGCCTGTTAGGCAGATAATGACTGGTGAGGAGAGGCTGAAACTGAGCACAGAATTGGAGGCTTTGTTGGGAGAGTTGCCTGAAAGTATTATTGATTTCTTAAAAGAACAGAGTGCTGGGCAAACCGGGCAAACCAACGAGGAAGAGATTGAGATTGATATTGAGGCTCTCAGTGATAATACCCTGTTCACACTCAGGAAGCTTTTAGATGACTATATGCTGGCAAGGCAGAAAAATCAGGAAAAAGCCGAACCTTGTGAAATTGAG CTTCTTAATGAGTCAGGGGTTAGCAATTCATCAATGCAACTATGtaaag GCAATGATCAGATTGATGAGGATGTAGATATTGTTGGTGGTAATGATCCACCTGTTTCAAGCTACCCTCCAGTAGAGATAGAGAAAGATGCAGCCAATAGAAACAGTAAATGCAGCAGTCCAAGTAGCTCCAGTAGTGAATCGGGCTCTTCATCCAGTG ATTCGGATTCAGGCTGTTCATCTAGAAGTGAATCAGATGCTGCTAAAGCTTCAGTTCCTGTTACTGCTGTTAAT GAAAACTTGGGTTCTGGAGTAAATttagataaaaagaaaagtgatcTTGGTGATTCTGAACTTGAAAATGGTGATTTCATAG CTTCAATAGATGGGGTGGGGCTAGTTGAGCAGAATTCCCAGTCCAAGCCAATTTCTGCCGAGGCAGATGGCCGTCAAGAGG CGGAGAGTGCTCCATCTGAGAGGCAAGTCTCCCCCGACAAGCTTTATCGTGCAGCTTTATTGAGGAGTCGTTTTGCTGACACCATACTTAAAGCTCGAGAAAAGGCACTTGAAAAG GGTGAAAAGGGGGATCCTGAAAAACTACGACTTGAGAGAGAGGAACTTGAAAGGAGACAGAAAGAAG AAAAAGCTCGATTGCAAGCCGAGGCCAAGGCTGCTGAAGAGTTTCGAAGAAAGGCTGAAGCAGAAGCTGTTGCCGAAATCAAAAGGCAAAGGGAACTAGAAAGAGAAGCTGCACGTCAGGCCTTGCTGAAG ATGGAGAAGACCGTTGATATCAATGAGAATAGTCAATTCTTGGAACATCTGCCAAGTTTCACGGAAGAGACAATCCCAGACCTTTCTCATGATGGGTTTGGTAGTTTCAAATTTCAGGGCACTAGTAACCCCTTGGAACAGCTTGGACTATACATGAAGGcagatgatgaggatgatgaggaaGAAGTTGAACCAAGGGAGAGCGTTCCAGAACCAGCAATCGATGTCGAGGAAGGAGAAATCGATTGA
- the LOC133874934 gene encoding 3-oxoacyl-[acyl-carrier-protein] reductase 4-like, with protein MLHPNPLLSLSLSVSLATILLRSISSHNSRFSALSVLRFSMAATTIAFTAAGAPAKLSRFSRLHLCPPLSASLRLPRRFTTSFVSSGKSGVRAEVAAVEKSSVDVARNVEAPVVVVTGASRGIGKAIALTLGKAGCKVLVNYARSSKEAEEVSKEIEACGGQALTFGGDVSKEEDVESMIKTVVDAWGTVDVLINNAGITRDGLLMRMKKPQWQEVIDLNLTGIFLCTQAAAKIMMKKRKGRIINIASVVGLVGNAGQANYSAAKAGVIGFTKSVAKEYASRKINVNAVAPGFIASDMTAKLGEDVEKKILETIPLGRYGQPEEVAGMVEFLALNPAASYITGQVFTIDGGMVM; from the exons ATGCTACACCCAAAtcccttgctctctctctctctctctgtctctctggcGACGATACTCCTTCGATCTATCTCTTCTCACAATTCTCGTTTCTCGGCCCTGAGCGTTCTCAGATTCTCAATGGCTGCTACAACCATCGCCTTCACCGCCGCCGGCGCTCCAGCGAAACTCTCCCGATTCTCTCGCCTCCACCTCTGCCCCCCGCTCTCCGCCTCTCTCCGATTGCCTCGCCGATTCACGACCTCCTTCGTTTCCTCTGGTAAATCAG GAGTGAGAGCTGAGGTTGCAGCGGTGGAGAAATCGAGTGTAGACGTTGCTCGGAATGTGGAAGCTCCTGTTGTTGTCGTCACCGGAGCTTCTAGAGGCATCGGCAAGGCCATTGCTTTGACTCTCGGCAAAGCTGGTTGTAAg GTCCTCGTAAACTATGCAAGGTCATCAAAGGAGGCTGAAGAAGTTTCCAAGGAG ATTGAGGCATGTGGCGGTCAAGCTCTTACATTTGGGGGTGACGTTTCAAAAGAAGAAGACGTAGAATCGATGATTAAAACT GTGGTTGATGCATGGGGAACAGTTGATGTCTTGATAAATAATGCAG GAATAACACGCGACGGGTTATTGATGAGAATGAAAAAGCCCCAATGGCAGGAGGTTATTGATCTGAATCTTACTGGCATATTTCTCTGCACACAG GCTGCAGCCAAAATtatgatgaaaaagagaaag GGAAGAATAATCAATATAGCATCTGTTGTTGGTCTGGTTGGCAATGCTGGACAAGCCAACTACAGTGCTGCAAAAGCCGGGGTAATTGGCTTTACAAAGAGTGTTGCAAAGGAATATGCAAGCAGGAAAATTAAT GTTAATGCTGTGGCTCCTGGGTTTATTGCCTCTGATATGACTGCCAAGCTTGGAGAAGACGTAGAGAAGAAAATCTTGGAGACTATCCCCTTAG GGCGATATGGCCAACCTGAAGAAGTTGCTGGAATGGTGGAATTCTTGGCACTTAATCCAGCTGCCAGTTACATTACTGGGCAG GTCTTTACCATTGATGGAGGAATGGTAATGTAG
- the LOC133874933 gene encoding protein PLASTID TRANSCRIPTIONALLY ACTIVE 10, whose amino-acid sequence MQILQTAHFFAFPKTLNPKTTKPHHPHHHQCPPLLPTKTPIPFSKPTLTANCFRSDEFPVDETFLEKFGPKDKETEDEARNRNWVERGWAPWEEVLSPEADFARKSLNEGEEVPLQSPEAIEAFKMLKPSYRKKKMEQMGLTEDDYYRKQFEIKGEIPEPLQTVWAAPMVAQHVPPRDWPPRGWEVDRKELEYIREAHKMVGVRVTLEELEKEVRTETEDMCLDRYRVFLKQYNEWVAVNKDILEEESYKYDQDFHPGRRKRGKDYKEGMYELPFYYPGQICLGKVTTLHLYQGAFVDIGGVYDGWVPIKGNDWYWIRHHIKVGMHVIVEILAKRDPYRFRFPIEMRFVHPNIDHLIFNRFDFPPIFHRDDTNPDELRRDCGRPPVPRKDPGDKPEEEPLLSNHPYVDKLWQIHVAEQMILDDLEANPEKYKDKKLSELTDDEDFDEENNVIYTKAYYKKSLIPKVILKTSVKELDLEAAFAERELHNKLRMEAKERGEEYKVTKLRRNIEMDEYDLVHWRRSFEEREALLRDISCRKALGMPLEEPGRYKESSFFGKDQFDPSNPLYRYDYWGEPKNSEKSKQERIKDAHNKSIVGKGAEWYETSYEDCMEQKIQREARSKELLQEDTDGEDSKRDHDDEDEDDDDDYDLDFSVLREYGANSSTQPHVNGTESSILPDEDMFED is encoded by the exons ATGCAAATCCTCCAAACGGCTCATTTCTTCGCCttccctaaaaccctaaaccctaaaaccaccAAACCCCACCACCCCCACCACCATCAATGTCCTCCTCTCCTCCCCACCAAAACCCCAATCCCCTTCTCCAAGCCCACCCTCACCGCCAACTGCTTCAGGTCCGACGAGTTCCCCGTCGACGAGACCTTCCTCGAGAAATTCGGCCCCAAAGACAAAGAAACCGAGGACGAAGCTCGAAACCGCAACTGGGTCGAGCGTGGCTGGGCTCCCTGGGAAGAGGTCCTCTCCCCAGAAGCCGATTTTGCTCGCAAAAGCCTGAATGAAGGTGAAGAAGTCCCTCTCCAATCCCCCGAAGCCATCGAAGCCTTCAAAATGCTCAAACCCAGTTACCGCAAGAAGAAGATGGAGCAAATGGGTCTAACCGAGGACGATTACTATCGCAAACAGTTCGAGATCAAGGGTGAGATTCCGGAGCCTCTGCAGACTGTGTGGGCTGCGCCAATGGTTGCGCAGCACGTGCCTCCGAGGGATTGGCCACCGCGGGGCTGGGAGGTGGATAGGAAGGAGCTGGAGTACATAAGGGAAGCGCATAAGATGGTGGGTGTGAGGGTGACGTTGGAGGAGTTGGAGAAGGAGGTAAGGACGGAGACTGAGGACATGTGTTTGGATCGGTATAGGGTGTTCTTGAAGCAGTACAATGAGTGGGTTGCGGTGAATAAGGATATCTTGGAGGAGGAGTCTTATAAG TATGATCAAGATTTCCATCCTGGTAggaggaaaagaggaaaggaCTACAAAGAGGGAATG TATGAGCTTCCATTCTATTATCCTGGACAA ATTTGTTTGGGGAAAGTGACTACTTTGCACCTTTATCAAGGAGCATTTGTTGACATTGGAGGTGTTTATGATGG GTGGGTCCCTATAAAAGGTAATGATTGGTATTGGATTCGCCATCACATAAAAGTTGGTATGCATGTCATTGTTGAAATTCTG GCAAAGCGAGATCCTTACCGTTTTCGGTTTCCTATTGAAATGCGGTTTGTCCATCCAAACATAGATCACCTGAT CTTTAACAGATTTGACTTTCCGCCTATATTTCATCGAGATGATACTAATCCAGATGAATTACGG CGTGATTGTGGAAGACCTCCAGTTCCTAGAAAAGATCCAGGAGACAAGCCAGAAGAGGAACCTTTGTTGTCAAATCACCCTTATGTTGATAAG TTGTGGCAGATACATGTTGCTGAGCAAATGATTTTGGATGATTTGGAGGCTAACCCTGAGAAATACAAAGACAAAAAATTATCTGAGTTAACCGATGATGAGGACTTCGATGAGGAAAACAATGTTATTTATACCAAAGCTTACTATAAGAAAAGTTTAATACCAAAAGTGATTCTG AAAACAAGTGTTAAAGAACTTGACTTGGAGGCTGCCTTTGCTGAGCGTGAG CTCCATAACAAACTAAGAATGGAAGCAAAAGAAAGAGGAGAGGAATACAAAGTTACCAAGCTGAGGCGAAATATTGAAATGGATGAGTATGACTTAGTTCATTGGCGCCGATCGTTCGAGGAAAGAGAAGCTTTGCTCAGAGATATCAGCTG TCGCAAAGCTCTTGGTATGCCATTGGAAGAGCCAGGAAGGTATAAAGAATCTAGTTTCTTCGGGAAGGATCAATTTGACCCTTCAAACCCTCTTTATCGTTATGACTACTGGGGAGAACCCAAGAACTCAGAGAAGAGCAAGCAAGAGCGGATAAAAGATGCCCACAACAAATCCATAGTGGGTAAGGGCGCCGAATGGTATGAAACGTCGTACGAAGATTGCATGGAGCAGAAGATCCAAAGAGAAGCCCGTTCAAAGGAACTGCTACAAGAAGATACTGATGGTGAAGATTCAAAGAGAGACCATGACGATGAAGACGAGGATGATGACGACGACTATGACTTGGATTTCAGCGTCCTTCGTGAATATGGTGCTAATTCTTCAACCCAACCTCATGTTAACGGGACTGAATCTTCTATATTGCCAGATGAGGATATGTTTGAGGATTAA